One window from the genome of Salvelinus fontinalis isolate EN_2023a chromosome 3, ASM2944872v1, whole genome shotgun sequence encodes:
- the LOC129851470 gene encoding zinc finger and SCAN domain-containing protein 22-like, producing MTKFQYLNVYLTERLMQAAEEILRVVADTISEYQEEISRTKRENQYLKRHLITPVLPPAPQPILSWVSEPQTPPEQQHCDQEWRLSLGQEDAEPTQIKEEHGELGTSQEEEQHQVPESDTKEDSIFTPPCVKNYKDRPQPSHLSRTKTVESRVRESLLTNTTGQIKTEPDGYGVSLSEPTSDSPQSQPVSEVSPDSSRTQSQNTENTESVPIVLRDLERRPEEDTQTHSCTHCGAVFCELSQLEAHMPSHTVPDSGDTSHRQIMCTVCWKSFTSTSYLKVHQRSHTKEKPFHCGVCGKSFSYSGKFREHQRIHTGERPYRCYVCGKRFNQSAHLKAHLRVHTGEKPYSCPVCGKGFSQSSQIKRHLRTHIQGR from the exons ATGACTAAATTCCAATATCTGAATGTGTATCTAACTGAGCGTCTCATGCAAGCTGCTGAGGAGATACTAAGAGTTGTCGCAGACACGATCTCCGAGTACCAGGAAGAAATATCCCGGACAAAGAGAGAAAACCAATACCTTAAACGACACTTGATCACACCGGTCCTACCGCCGG CGCCTCAGCCCATTCTCTCTTGGGTCTCAGAGCCGCAAACTCCCCCTGAACAACAGCACTGTGACCAGGAGTGGAGGCTCAGTCTGGGCCAGGAGGACGCAGAGCCCACACAGATTAAAGAGGAACATGGTGAACTCGGGACCAGTCAAGAGGAAGAGCAGCATCAAGTACCGGAGTCtgataccaaagaagactcaatATTTACTCCTCCCTGTGTGAAAAATTATAAGGACCGACCTCAGCCTTCACATCTTTCCAGAACCAAAACTGTGGAGAGCAGAGTGAGGGAGTCTCTACTGACCAACACAACTGGACAGATCAAAACAGAACCTGATGGCTATGGAGTATCACTATCAGAACCAACCAGTGACTCCCCTCAGTCTCAGCCCGTCTCTGAAGTAAGTCCAGACTCTTCTAGAACACAAAGTCAGAACACTGAGAACACGGAAAGTGTTCCTATTGTTCTGAGAGATCTAGAAAGGAGACCAGAGGAggatacacagacacactcatgTACTCATTGTGGAGCCGTGTTCTGTGAGCTATCCCAACTGGAGGCACACATGCCATCCCACACAGTACCAGACAGTGGTGACACTAGTCACAGGCAAATCATGTGCACAGTCTGTTGGAAGTCATTCACCTCTACCAGTTACCTCAAGGTCCACCAGCGTTCTCACACTAAGGAAAAGCCCTTtcactgtggtgtgtgtggcAAGAGCTTCAGCTACTCAGGGAAGTTCAGGGAACACCAGcggattcacacaggagagagaccttACCGCTGCTACGTGTGTGGTAAACGCTTCAACCAGTCAGCCCACCTGAAGGCCCACCTGAGGGTACACACGGGGGAGAAACCCTACTCCTGTCCTGTCTGTGGGAAAGGATTCAGTCAGTCCAGCCAGATCAAGAGACACCTCAGAACTCACATCCAAGGGAGGTAG